From one Brevibacterium sp. 'Marine' genomic stretch:
- a CDS encoding MFS transporter: MSSPHRPSAKRMLPWIVLGIVILALNLRTPIIAPTAILPAIQEGTGFSAAGLGLLTGLPVLLFALATPLAGKFITRLGAEATVLACLSGVLLGTVLRSLGPPWLMLVGTGIIGVAITLGNIVVPVIIRREVPWEQVSLVTGLYSAMMNVGSMATLIGTGPLAAAFGWRWALAGWGVLAFAGLGFWMVLIRVRVRREGEAARAAAEAVDSADDASITEAAPAAKQSWAEAPASFRLIIALLIITFSGQSTAYYTTTTWLPSYLGDTIGLAPTAAGGTASLFQIAAILGAFGVPLLAVKSKPWVPVAIVAVLWLSLPVGLLAAPGAYWLWATTGGIAQGGGFTAIFSIIARTAGSDAQTASASARVQFGGYLAATLAPPFAGWLNTATGGWTAPLLLILAATLAFTITGLVAARRAGGFPRSGREVLDPE; the protein is encoded by the coding sequence GTGAGTTCGCCTCACCGGCCCTCCGCGAAGAGGATGCTGCCCTGGATCGTTCTGGGCATCGTCATCCTCGCCCTCAACCTGCGCACCCCGATCATCGCGCCGACGGCGATCCTGCCCGCCATCCAGGAGGGCACGGGATTCAGCGCGGCCGGGCTCGGTCTCCTCACCGGCCTGCCGGTTCTGCTGTTTGCTCTGGCCACGCCGTTGGCGGGGAAGTTCATCACCCGCCTCGGGGCCGAAGCCACGGTTCTCGCATGCCTGTCCGGCGTCCTGCTGGGCACGGTTCTGCGGTCGCTCGGCCCACCTTGGCTCATGCTCGTGGGCACCGGCATCATCGGTGTGGCGATCACTCTGGGCAATATCGTCGTGCCCGTGATCATCCGCCGCGAGGTCCCGTGGGAACAGGTGTCCTTGGTCACCGGCCTGTACTCGGCGATGATGAACGTCGGGTCGATGGCCACTCTCATCGGCACCGGCCCGCTGGCCGCGGCCTTCGGCTGGCGCTGGGCTCTGGCCGGATGGGGCGTTCTCGCCTTCGCAGGCCTCGGTTTCTGGATGGTCCTCATCCGCGTGCGCGTGCGCCGAGAAGGGGAAGCCGCCCGCGCTGCCGCGGAGGCCGTCGATTCCGCTGACGACGCGTCCATCACCGAGGCGGCCCCCGCCGCGAAGCAGTCGTGGGCCGAGGCTCCGGCCTCTTTCCGGTTGATCATCGCCCTGCTCATCATCACATTCTCCGGCCAGTCGACCGCCTACTACACGACGACGACGTGGCTGCCGAGCTACCTCGGCGACACCATCGGGCTCGCTCCCACTGCCGCCGGAGGCACCGCGTCCCTGTTCCAGATCGCGGCGATCCTCGGTGCCTTCGGAGTGCCGCTGCTGGCCGTGAAGTCGAAGCCGTGGGTGCCCGTGGCGATCGTCGCGGTCCTCTGGCTGTCCCTGCCCGTGGGGCTGCTGGCGGCACCCGGCGCCTACTGGCTGTGGGCGACCACCGGCGGCATCGCCCAAGGCGGCGGGTTCACCGCGATCTTCTCGATCATCGCCCGCACCGCCGGCAGCGACGCCCAGACCGCGTCCGCCTCGGCGCGCGTGCAGTTCGGCGGCTACCTCGCAGCGACCCTGGCCCCGCCGTTCGCCGGCTGGCTCAACACCGCGACCGGCGGATGGACGGCACCGCTGCTGCTCATCCTCGCCGCCACCCTCGCGTTCACGATCACAGGGCTCGTGGCAGCCCGCCGGGCCGGCGGCTTCCCCCGCAGCGGACGCGAGGTCCTCGACCCCGAATAG
- a CDS encoding peptidylprolyl isomerase — MTTASTHTAVLHTNHGDITLNLFGNHAPKTVANFVELAQGEREFTDPSTGEPTKRPFFDGLGFHRIISNFMIQGGCPLGTGTGGPGYTFDDEIHPELQFDRKYLLAMANAGKQMGRGTNGSQFFITTAETPWLNGKHTIFGEVADEAGQKVVDEIEGVRTAAMDKPVEPVVIEKVDITAK; from the coding sequence ATGACTACAGCCTCAACGCATACCGCAGTCCTGCACACCAACCACGGGGACATCACCCTCAACCTCTTCGGCAACCATGCCCCGAAGACCGTGGCCAACTTCGTCGAACTGGCCCAGGGTGAGCGTGAGTTCACCGATCCGTCGACCGGCGAGCCGACCAAGCGCCCCTTCTTCGACGGGCTCGGCTTCCACCGCATCATCTCGAACTTCATGATCCAAGGCGGCTGCCCACTGGGCACCGGCACCGGCGGACCCGGCTACACCTTCGATGACGAGATCCACCCGGAACTGCAGTTCGACCGCAAGTACCTGCTGGCCATGGCCAACGCCGGCAAGCAGATGGGACGCGGCACCAACGGCTCGCAGTTCTTCATCACCACCGCCGAGACCCCCTGGCTCAACGGCAAGCACACCATCTTCGGTGAGGTCGCCGATGAAGCCGGTCAGAAGGTCGTCGACGAGATCGAAGGTGTGCGCACCGCTGCGATGGACAAGCCGGTCGAGCCGGTCGTCATCGAGAAGGTCGACATCACCGCGAAGTGA
- a CDS encoding rhomboid family intramembrane serine protease — translation MDTPEEGSARETGRALSASPPLITRTLLIVTIVAFLAELIPGLDLLRRLSFVPALTLDQPWRVLSVALVHEEPSPFHLLANMIGLFFFGSFVERALGHWTFLTVYIIGTAGGSAMVLLLADPFSVDWVTNHIGASGAVFAIVGVLLAPTRRLDRNIAGVLVFVALNFGYGFLVPGVSWESHLGGLITGFVLGCAGLLGPQRSRTLVFTASSVGLVVLMALGGAWKMAGLGL, via the coding sequence ATGGACACACCTGAGGAGGGCTCGGCACGGGAAACCGGCCGGGCCCTCTCTGCATCCCCGCCGCTGATCACCCGCACGCTCCTCATCGTCACCATCGTGGCCTTTCTCGCGGAGCTCATACCCGGCCTCGACCTGCTGCGGCGGCTGAGCTTCGTTCCCGCGCTCACGCTCGACCAGCCGTGGCGGGTCCTCTCGGTCGCACTCGTCCACGAGGAGCCCTCACCGTTCCACCTGCTGGCGAACATGATCGGCCTGTTCTTCTTCGGATCCTTCGTCGAACGAGCCCTGGGACATTGGACGTTCCTGACCGTCTACATCATCGGCACCGCCGGCGGTTCGGCCATGGTGCTCCTGCTGGCCGACCCCTTCAGCGTCGACTGGGTGACGAACCACATAGGTGCGTCGGGCGCGGTGTTCGCGATCGTCGGCGTCCTCTTGGCTCCGACCCGTCGACTCGACCGGAACATCGCCGGGGTTCTCGTGTTCGTCGCGCTCAACTTCGGCTATGGGTTCCTCGTCCCGGGGGTGTCCTGGGAGTCCCACCTCGGCGGGCTGATCACCGGATTCGTCCTCGGCTGTGCGGGGCTGCTGGGACCACAGCGATCGCGGACGCTGGTGTTCACGGCGAGCTCGGTCGGTCTGGTGGTGCTCATGGCGCTCGGTGGGGCGTGGAAGATGGCCGGCCTCGGGCTGTGA
- a CDS encoding cell division protein CrgA: protein MAKSKGRPQRTSRTSSAAKAKQAESAEAVEAAEVEELETESLDTDVAEAADEESDATESAADDLTDDSADEDAESKDSDKASAKGSEKDSETAAVGKKDKAAKDEKSAEKSDSSKDAKSGKGVKTSKTSDSKASDSKSSGSKTTGSKGAAAKRTSRSGNPAKRPQGRKTASYTSTSGQQTIKPNPSWFLPVLIGLLLVGLIWLVTFYITQGAFPVEAWGNWNILIGFAFFVAGLIMSTRWR from the coding sequence GTGGCCAAGTCCAAAGGACGCCCCCAGCGCACTTCTCGCACTTCGTCGGCGGCCAAGGCGAAGCAGGCCGAGTCCGCTGAAGCGGTCGAGGCTGCCGAGGTCGAGGAACTCGAGACCGAATCGCTCGACACCGATGTCGCCGAGGCTGCTGACGAAGAATCGGATGCGACCGAATCCGCTGCGGACGATCTGACGGACGATTCCGCGGACGAGGACGCGGAGAGCAAGGACTCCGACAAGGCTTCTGCGAAGGGCTCCGAGAAGGACTCCGAGACCGCGGCCGTCGGGAAGAAGGACAAGGCGGCCAAGGACGAGAAGTCGGCCGAGAAGTCCGACTCGAGCAAGGATGCGAAGTCGGGCAAGGGTGTGAAGACGTCGAAGACCTCGGACTCGAAGGCCTCTGATTCCAAATCATCGGGCTCCAAGACAACCGGCTCGAAAGGTGCGGCTGCCAAGCGGACGTCCCGTTCGGGCAATCCGGCCAAGCGGCCGCAGGGACGCAAGACCGCGAGCTACACCTCGACCTCGGGCCAGCAGACGATCAAGCCGAATCCGAGCTGGTTCCTGCCGGTGCTCATCGGCCTGCTGCTCGTCGGCCTGATCTGGCTCGTCACCTTCTACATCACCCAGGGCGCTTTCCCCGTCGAGGCCTGGGGCAACTGGAACATCCTCATCGGCTTCGCCTTCTTCGTGGCGGGTCTGATCATGTCCACACGTTGGCGTTAG
- a CDS encoding class E sortase, which translates to MSTSHSADQQVGHSAGRSADDSAAAGDQPLPSRRELRRREAEAAAAQGEPTAVYSDAPPVYEQPQPTHAQPTHAQTTQAMPAVPQGHGGQSTQGRLGEDQPQNRPVTRRRRRRQPAEKEPLGPIRGTVRTFGELCITAGLVLILFVVWQLWWTDIQANRDNEVLADELTQDWANQDPNELPDDPDEPVVAEPVGKNEAFGIFYIPRFGDDYYRTVAEGVDLEPVLNRMGVGRYPNSAMPGEVGNFSVAGHRVTYGKPFNQIANLRPGDEIIVQTKDGFYTYTFRNFDIILPDAVEVLSPVPDAPDFKGKDRILTMTACNPMFSARERYVAYAELTDWTPAGNGAPDSIKDSKAYDKVSKNGGA; encoded by the coding sequence ATGTCCACCTCCCACTCTGCCGATCAGCAGGTCGGGCACTCTGCCGGTCGGTCCGCGGACGACTCCGCTGCCGCCGGCGACCAGCCGCTGCCCAGCCGACGCGAGCTGCGGCGCAGGGAAGCCGAAGCCGCCGCAGCCCAGGGCGAACCGACCGCCGTCTACTCAGACGCCCCGCCCGTCTACGAACAGCCTCAGCCCACCCACGCCCAGCCCACGCACGCCCAGACCACTCAAGCCATGCCCGCGGTCCCGCAGGGTCACGGCGGACAATCCACGCAGGGCCGCCTCGGCGAGGATCAGCCCCAGAATCGTCCCGTAACTCGACGCCGGCGCCGACGTCAGCCGGCGGAGAAGGAACCGCTCGGCCCGATCCGCGGGACCGTGCGCACCTTCGGCGAACTGTGCATCACGGCCGGACTCGTCCTCATCCTCTTCGTCGTCTGGCAGCTGTGGTGGACGGACATCCAGGCCAACCGCGACAACGAAGTGCTCGCCGACGAACTCACCCAGGACTGGGCGAATCAGGACCCGAACGAACTGCCCGACGATCCGGACGAACCCGTGGTCGCCGAACCTGTGGGCAAGAACGAAGCCTTCGGCATCTTCTACATCCCGCGCTTCGGAGACGACTACTACCGCACCGTCGCCGAGGGCGTCGACCTCGAACCCGTGCTCAACCGGATGGGTGTGGGCCGCTACCCGAACTCGGCGATGCCCGGCGAGGTCGGGAACTTCTCCGTCGCCGGTCACCGCGTGACCTACGGCAAGCCGTTCAACCAGATCGCGAATCTGCGCCCGGGCGACGAGATCATCGTCCAGACGAAGGACGGCTTCTACACCTACACCTTCCGCAACTTCGACATCATCCTCCCCGATGCCGTCGAAGTGCTCTCGCCCGTGCCCGACGCACCCGACTTCAAGGGCAAGGACCGGATCCTGACGATGACGGCCTGCAACCCGATGTTCTCCGCCCGGGAACGCTACGTCGCCTACGCCGAACTCACGGACTGGACGCCGGCCGGCAACGGAGCGCCCGACAGCATCAAGGACTCGAAGGCCTACGACAAGGTCAGCAAGAACGGCGGTGCCTGA
- a CDS encoding gamma-glutamyl-gamma-aminobutyrate hydrolase family protein (Members of this family of hydrolases with an active site Cys residue belong to MEROPS family C26.) translates to MTSILVIDNYDSFVYTLVSYLRELGADVDVVRNDDIPAAEVAATVAAYDGVLLSPGPGVPAESGVCPPLLSWAETTGMPVFGVCLGHQALGEVFGAEVTHSPVLMHGKTSVITHDGEGIFFGCPSPLTVTRYHSLAIVDETLDLEKFAVTARTDDGIVMAIEHREKPLFGVQFHPESVLTECGYLMLGNWLEVCGLDGAAQAAAGMSPLATAIA, encoded by the coding sequence ATGACCTCAATCCTCGTCATCGACAACTACGACAGCTTCGTCTACACGCTCGTGTCCTATCTGCGCGAGCTCGGCGCCGACGTCGACGTCGTCCGCAACGACGACATCCCCGCCGCCGAGGTGGCCGCCACCGTGGCCGCCTATGACGGCGTGCTCCTGTCCCCGGGTCCCGGCGTGCCCGCCGAATCCGGAGTCTGCCCGCCCCTGCTGTCCTGGGCGGAGACGACAGGCATGCCCGTGTTCGGCGTCTGCCTGGGCCATCAGGCCCTCGGCGAGGTGTTCGGCGCCGAGGTGACCCACTCACCCGTGCTCATGCACGGCAAGACCTCGGTCATCACCCACGACGGCGAAGGCATCTTCTTCGGCTGCCCGAGCCCGCTGACCGTCACCCGCTACCATTCGCTGGCGATCGTCGACGAGACCCTCGACCTCGAGAAGTTCGCCGTCACCGCCCGCACCGACGACGGCATCGTCATGGCCATCGAACACCGGGAGAAACCCCTGTTCGGCGTCCAGTTCCACCCCGAATCCGTGCTCACCGAATGCGGGTACCTCATGCTCGGCAACTGGCTCGAGGTGTGCGGTCTCGACGGTGCCGCCCAGGCGGCGGCGGGCATGTCCCCGTTGGCGACCGCGATCGCCTGA
- a CDS encoding GyrI-like domain-containing protein, translated as MSEPTYLREEPFTELTVIEVPATPAAVVEAREVHMSDLPELFDATFSGLFPVLSEAGLEPAGPAFALYTRQPSETVDLQVGIPTSAGLKSAEPIAGGHIVIPAELPGGSMAVRSHLGGYDGLGESWAQLLKDAVAAGHRPGLPFIELYVTEPSPEADPADMRTDLFLTVD; from the coding sequence ATGTCAGAACCGACCTATCTGCGCGAGGAACCGTTCACCGAACTCACCGTCATCGAGGTCCCGGCGACTCCGGCAGCAGTCGTCGAGGCCCGCGAAGTCCACATGTCCGACCTGCCTGAGCTCTTCGACGCCACGTTCTCCGGGCTCTTCCCCGTGCTCTCCGAGGCGGGCCTCGAACCCGCAGGACCGGCCTTCGCCCTCTACACCCGGCAGCCGAGCGAAACGGTGGATCTGCAGGTGGGGATCCCCACCTCGGCGGGGCTGAAGAGCGCGGAGCCGATCGCCGGTGGGCATATCGTCATCCCTGCGGAGCTGCCCGGCGGATCCATGGCCGTGCGCAGCCACCTCGGCGGATATGACGGGCTCGGGGAATCCTGGGCACAGCTGCTCAAGGACGCGGTGGCGGCCGGGCATCGTCCGGGATTGCCGTTCATCGAACTCTATGTCACCGAACCCAGCCCCGAGGCGGATCCCGCCGATATGCGCACGGACCTGTTCCTCACCGTGGATTGA
- the pknB gene encoding Stk1 family PASTA domain-containing Ser/Thr kinase → MSEPKVLSGRYEVRALLGRGGMAEVHEGVDNRLGRRVAIKLLRSDLARDPSFHTRLKREAQSAAGLNHPGIVSVYDSGEEEFVESGGSSVSVPFIVMEYVEGQTLREVLNEHGTLTVDEALNVIAGVLAPLEYSHRNGIVHRDIKPANVMLTPEGDIKVMDFGIARALKDNSGLTQTQSVVGTAQYLSPEQARGEVVDARSDLYSTACLLYELLAGRPPFVGDSQLAVAYQHVGETPQPPSFYNSNIPPAVDRLLLHALLKDRDARYQDAYTFREDVLAARDGRPMSFEDDVEATQAYPMMAPPMTAPMAHANEADAAPETGPVSTIMTNQEERPPQKRSRAWVWIGSIFVLLALAAVALWVYEINKPEPIVQVEVTDVANMDADEAEAALIHQGLRVDTDEKYSSEVDKGKAIETDPPGGQRVDKDSVVKLIISSGPESVTIPDVSGKTEEQARKIINDAGLQAGTHISQNSPDVEKGVVIETKPGDGQEVDVDSNVDLVVSSGMVEVPDVTGQTAEEACKTLEGDEYQLTCKTEEVETDEHDEKKVFEQSATGGSEVKQGSEITVKVAKKPPEPSPSIPSVPGGIPTAPGDDGDNGDDDKDNKDDKDKDSMGGGLFDNWSEGIIGN, encoded by the coding sequence ATGAGTGAACCCAAGGTGCTGTCGGGGCGTTACGAAGTTCGTGCGCTCCTCGGCCGTGGGGGCATGGCGGAAGTGCATGAGGGCGTCGACAACCGTCTCGGACGTCGCGTGGCCATCAAACTTCTGCGCTCCGATCTCGCCCGCGATCCGTCGTTCCATACTCGGCTCAAGCGCGAGGCCCAGTCCGCGGCCGGTCTCAACCATCCCGGAATCGTCTCCGTCTACGATTCGGGTGAAGAGGAATTCGTCGAATCCGGCGGCTCGTCGGTGTCCGTGCCGTTCATCGTCATGGAATACGTCGAGGGTCAGACCCTGCGCGAAGTCCTCAACGAGCACGGCACACTCACCGTCGACGAGGCGCTGAACGTCATCGCCGGAGTCCTCGCCCCGCTCGAGTACTCCCACCGCAACGGCATCGTCCACCGCGACATCAAACCCGCGAACGTCATGCTCACCCCCGAGGGTGACATCAAGGTCATGGACTTCGGCATCGCCCGAGCGCTCAAGGACAATTCGGGGCTGACGCAGACCCAGTCGGTCGTCGGCACCGCCCAGTACCTCTCCCCCGAGCAGGCCCGCGGCGAAGTCGTCGACGCCCGCTCCGACCTGTACTCGACCGCCTGCCTGCTCTACGAGCTGCTGGCCGGTCGTCCCCCGTTCGTCGGAGATTCCCAGCTGGCCGTGGCCTACCAACACGTGGGAGAGACTCCGCAGCCGCCGAGCTTCTACAACTCGAACATCCCACCGGCCGTCGACCGGCTCCTCCTCCACGCTCTGCTCAAGGACCGCGACGCCCGCTACCAGGATGCCTACACCTTCCGTGAGGACGTGCTCGCCGCCCGCGACGGCCGTCCCATGAGCTTCGAAGACGATGTCGAAGCCACTCAGGCGTATCCGATGATGGCCCCGCCCATGACCGCCCCGATGGCCCATGCCAACGAGGCCGATGCCGCTCCCGAGACCGGACCGGTGTCGACGATCATGACCAACCAGGAGGAACGGCCGCCGCAGAAGCGTTCGCGCGCGTGGGTCTGGATCGGCAGCATCTTCGTCCTCCTCGCCCTGGCCGCCGTGGCCCTGTGGGTGTACGAAATCAACAAACCCGAACCGATCGTTCAGGTCGAAGTCACGGATGTGGCCAATATGGACGCAGACGAGGCCGAGGCGGCCCTCATCCACCAGGGTCTGCGCGTGGACACGGACGAGAAGTACAGCTCGGAAGTCGACAAGGGCAAGGCCATCGAAACCGATCCTCCGGGCGGTCAGAGGGTCGACAAGGACAGCGTGGTCAAACTGATCATCTCCTCCGGCCCCGAGTCCGTGACGATCCCCGACGTCTCCGGAAAGACCGAAGAGCAGGCGCGGAAGATCATCAATGACGCGGGTCTGCAGGCCGGCACCCATATCTCTCAGAATTCCCCGGATGTGGAGAAGGGCGTGGTCATCGAGACCAAGCCCGGTGACGGTCAGGAGGTCGATGTCGATTCGAATGTCGATCTCGTCGTGTCTTCGGGCATGGTCGAGGTCCCCGATGTCACCGGCCAGACCGCCGAGGAGGCCTGCAAGACCCTCGAAGGCGATGAGTACCAGCTCACGTGCAAGACCGAAGAGGTCGAGACCGACGAACACGATGAGAAGAAGGTCTTCGAACAGTCCGCGACCGGCGGCAGCGAGGTCAAGCAGGGCTCGGAGATCACCGTGAAGGTGGCCAAGAAGCCGCCGGAGCCGTCGCCCTCGATTCCCTCGGTCCCCGGAGGCATCCCGACCGCACCCGGCGACGACGGAGACAACGGAGACGACGACAAGGACAATAAGGACGATAAGGACAAGGACTCGATGGGCGGAGGGCTCTTCGACAACTGGTCCGAAGGCATCATCGGCAACTGA
- a CDS encoding protein kinase, which yields MRPVEGTLLGNRYKLTSRIAVGGMGEVWKGVDSVLGREVAAKILKDEYLSESTFLARFRAEAQNMGRVSDPGIAGVYDYGDEQGSPYLVMEYVPGEALSAIIERSAPLSETDTLSIVTQAAAALGAAHKVGVIHRDIKPGNILMTPDFRVKITDFGIARVTDQAPLTKTGQVMGTAQYLAPEQATGKGSGPGSDLYALGIIAYEALAGQRPFTGDSQVAIAIAQVNQQHPPLPDTVSEPLRRFVDCLLEKKPERRPSDAFKVAKAAEALSAGDIAGAEELVPQMRHGAAASEALTQVFNNPEPAATTKTLPVTSSNDATQVYPNGAAAGIVGAGAAGAGAAAANTGQIDPNDPQNQDLEKDKPSNKGRVLIWILAIIALIAVGSLLWFFLGGGNAEPEPEPSTSAPTSEAAKTIEIDPNDYIGLTESSATQNLENQGLEVETTDINSERTAGTVADVGEGDNGYTFEEGDTVTLYISAGPAEEPQEPASDSGSDPGLGNGSETNSDSDSSSSSESDSGSDSEGSQSNSDSGSSSDSETSTDSGSEGSSETSGESDSSSSGDSADTSGSESSSGTGSGSDSTSSGNANSSDASGNSGGNNGNE from the coding sequence ATGAGACCCGTCGAAGGCACCCTGTTGGGCAACCGTTACAAACTCACCTCCCGCATCGCCGTCGGCGGCATGGGCGAGGTCTGGAAGGGTGTGGACTCCGTGCTCGGCCGTGAGGTCGCGGCGAAGATCCTCAAGGACGAGTACCTCTCCGAATCGACCTTCCTCGCCCGGTTCCGGGCCGAGGCCCAGAACATGGGTCGGGTCTCCGACCCGGGAATCGCCGGCGTCTACGACTACGGCGACGAGCAGGGTTCGCCCTATCTCGTCATGGAATACGTGCCCGGTGAGGCTCTGTCGGCCATCATCGAACGCAGCGCGCCCCTGTCCGAGACCGATACGCTCTCCATCGTCACCCAGGCCGCTGCCGCCCTCGGTGCCGCACACAAGGTGGGTGTCATCCACCGTGACATCAAGCCCGGCAACATCCTCATGACTCCGGACTTCCGGGTCAAGATCACGGACTTCGGCATCGCCCGGGTCACCGATCAGGCACCGCTGACGAAGACCGGGCAGGTCATGGGAACCGCCCAGTACCTCGCTCCCGAACAGGCCACCGGCAAGGGGTCGGGGCCCGGTTCCGACCTCTATGCACTCGGCATCATCGCCTATGAGGCCCTGGCCGGTCAGCGTCCCTTCACCGGAGACTCGCAGGTGGCCATCGCCATCGCCCAGGTCAATCAGCAGCACCCGCCGCTGCCGGACACGGTCTCCGAACCGCTGCGCCGCTTCGTCGACTGCCTGCTGGAGAAGAAGCCCGAACGTCGACCCTCCGATGCCTTCAAGGTCGCCAAGGCCGCCGAGGCGCTTTCGGCCGGGGACATCGCCGGAGCCGAGGAGCTCGTCCCGCAGATGCGGCACGGGGCCGCAGCGTCCGAAGCCCTGACCCAGGTCTTCAACAACCCGGAGCCGGCAGCCACGACGAAGACCCTGCCCGTCACCTCCTCGAACGATGCGACCCAGGTGTACCCGAACGGGGCCGCCGCCGGGATCGTCGGCGCTGGAGCCGCCGGTGCCGGAGCCGCTGCGGCGAATACGGGACAGATCGATCCCAACGATCCGCAGAATCAGGATCTGGAGAAGGACAAGCCCTCGAACAAGGGCCGCGTCCTCATCTGGATCCTTGCGATCATCGCCCTCATCGCCGTCGGCTCCCTGCTGTGGTTCTTCCTCGGCGGAGGCAATGCCGAACCCGAACCGGAACCGTCCACCTCGGCACCGACGTCGGAGGCGGCGAAGACGATCGAGATCGATCCGAACGATTACATCGGACTCACGGAATCCTCGGCGACGCAGAACCTCGAGAACCAAGGCCTCGAGGTCGAGACGACCGACATCAACTCGGAGCGCACCGCCGGAACGGTCGCCGATGTCGGCGAGGGCGACAACGGATACACCTTCGAAGAAGGCGACACCGTGACCCTCTACATCTCCGCCGGTCCCGCCGAAGAGCCGCAGGAGCCGGCCTCGGATTCCGGTTCCGATCCGGGTCTGGGCAATGGCTCCGAGACGAACTCGGACTCCGATTCCTCGAGCAGCAGTGAATCGGACTCCGGCAGCGATTCCGAGGGAAGCCAGTCGAATTCGGACTCGGGCTCTTCCTCGGACTCCGAGACCTCGACCGACTCGGGCTCCGAAGGTTCCTCGGAGACGTCGGGCGAGTCGGACTCATCGAGTTCCGGGGATTCCGCCGACACCTCGGGAAGTGAGTCCTCGTCCGGCACTGGGTCCGGAAGCGATTCGACGTCGTCGGGCAACGCGAACAGCTCGGACGCCAGTGGCAACTCAGGCGGGAACAATGGCAATGAGTAG
- a CDS encoding penicillin-binding transpeptidase domain-containing protein, whose translation MKKPLTHIAVVGFVMFALLFGSTSWVQYVTADSLNNNPLNNRRILDQLARDRGPILVDGTPIAYSEPVDDKYKYQRKYGSDNLDPRAYASLTGYYSVVSGASGMERAAGDYLSGDSDALFYDKVGSFFTGEQPRGAAVELTIDPKVQQAAWDGLGNQNGAAVALDPKTGKILAMASTPGWDPNALASHDSTEASQAFKNLEAADGKPAYNRAIGGNLYPPGSTFKVLVAAAALESGDYEPDSQLNGPATLDLPQTTATIGNSHPGACRNGGKPTLADSLAESCNTSFASLGMDLGEDAIAEQAEKFGFGEDLEIPLGVTPSSFPSDLNPPQLAQSSLGQYEVRSTPMQMAMMTAGIANGGKMMKPQLVDRVLNANTLEPISETRPSQMSRPVSGDTADKLTDMMTGVVENGTASVAKMGDTKVAAKTGTAQHAKGAAPHAWFISFAPADDPQVAVAVVVENGGNAGNEAYGATVAGPIAKNMMEAVVEK comes from the coding sequence ATGAAGAAGCCATTGACGCATATCGCCGTCGTCGGATTCGTCATGTTCGCGCTCCTGTTCGGGTCGACGAGCTGGGTGCAGTACGTGACCGCGGATTCGCTGAACAACAATCCGCTGAACAACCGGCGGATCCTCGACCAGCTGGCCCGTGATCGCGGTCCGATCCTCGTCGACGGCACACCGATCGCCTATTCGGAGCCCGTCGACGACAAGTACAAGTACCAGCGCAAATACGGCTCGGACAACCTCGATCCGCGCGCCTACGCCTCGCTGACCGGCTACTACTCCGTCGTGTCCGGGGCCTCGGGGATGGAACGCGCCGCCGGTGACTACCTCTCCGGCGATTCCGACGCCCTGTTCTACGACAAAGTCGGCAGCTTCTTCACCGGTGAGCAGCCTCGCGGCGCCGCCGTCGAGCTGACGATCGACCCGAAGGTGCAGCAGGCGGCATGGGACGGACTGGGCAACCAGAACGGCGCCGCCGTGGCACTCGACCCGAAGACCGGGAAGATCCTGGCCATGGCCTCGACCCCGGGCTGGGACCCCAACGCCCTGGCCAGCCATGACTCGACCGAAGCCAGCCAGGCCTTCAAGAACCTCGAAGCCGCCGACGGCAAGCCCGCCTACAACCGTGCGATCGGCGGCAACCTGTACCCGCCCGGATCGACGTTCAAGGTCCTCGTCGCGGCGGCCGCCCTGGAATCCGGCGACTACGAGCCCGATTCGCAGCTCAACGGGCCTGCCACGCTCGATCTGCCGCAGACGACGGCGACGATCGGCAACTCGCATCCCGGTGCCTGCCGCAACGGGGGGAAGCCGACCCTGGCCGATTCGCTCGCCGAATCGTGCAACACCTCCTTCGCCTCCCTGGGCATGGACCTCGGGGAGGACGCGATCGCGGAGCAGGCCGAGAAGTTCGGCTTCGGCGAAGACCTCGAGATCCCCCTGGGCGTCACCCCGTCCTCCTTCCCGTCCGACCTCAATCCGCCGCAGCTGGCTCAGTCCTCGCTCGGCCAGTACGAGGTCAGGTCGACTCCGATGCAGATGGCGATGATGACCGCGGGAATCGCCAACGGCGGAAAGATGATGAAGCCTCAGCTCGTCGACCGGGTGCTCAATGCGAACACCCTCGAGCCGATCTCCGAGACCCGCCCGAGCCAGATGTCGCGTCCCGTATCCGGAGATACCGCCGACAAGCTCACCGACATGATGACCGGTGTGGTCGAGAACGGCACCGCTTCGGTGGCGAAGATGGGCGATACGAAGGTCGCAGCGAAGACCGGCACCGCCCAGCACGCCAAGGGCGCGGCACCCCATGCCTGGTTCATCTCCTTCGCCCCGGCCGACGACCCTCAGGTCGCGGTCGCGGTCGTGGTCGAGAACGGCGGAAACGCGGGCAATGAAGCTTATGGTGCGACGGTCGCAGGGCCGATCGCGAAGAACATGATGGAAGCGGTGGTCGAGAAATGA